From the Picosynechococcus sp. PCC 7002 genome, the window ACACCGAGCGTTTTGGAGGTCTTTTACCGGCTTATATTCTCTTACTCCCCTAACCCTTAGTTATCCTAAAAACTATGTTCTCCTCCACTGCCAACACTTACTAATTACCCGACGCGATGGACGACCACACCCTCTGCACCCTCATTCTCAACATTTACCACTGCCATGCCACCAACCAACCCTATGACAACGTCGCAGAAACCCTTGCTTTTGGCCTTGATCAAATCCCCCGACTTAAAGCCTATTTAGGCTCTGGCTACTCACGCTATTACGACCTGGCATTGCCAATGACCATGAAGGATGTCCAAAAAAATATCACCCGATTTTTTACAGACAAGGCCCAGGTCAAGTTCAGCCAACGGCAGCTTGATCATCCAACTGATGTAGCAATCGTTTCCAAAGCTTTCATAAACTGGGTTTCGATGATCCTCAAGCGAGATTGCCAGGATGAAAAACGTAAACTAGATCGTCGCCGTGCGTCGGGCAAAGGATTTCAAGGCTCTATTAGTCTTGGTACGCCTATTGGTGAAGGGCAAACCCTCGAAGACTTTATTCCCGCTGATACAAATCCTATGCATAATCTCATCGACGCTGAGACCATCCGCGAAAACCAACGGAAACATCAGGAAATTTTGGCCTTATTACCGGAGAAATTAGCCTGTGCTTCCAAAAAATATTCCCAATGTAATTGCTATGAGATCTTTGTCCGACAAAATCTTCGCGAGCCTAAACAAACCTTCAAAGAAATTGCCCTAGAGCTTGGCATTTCCCAGGGAACAATCACTGGTCACTGGCACCGTAAATGCAAACCTCTCTTTGACGAACTTCGTCAACATTATTGTTAACCCCCTTATTTTTATGAATACGCCTCTTTTAGATGCCACCACTGGCCTTACTGTCACTTTTAAACCGGAACAACAATATCTAGCACGTCGTTATGCGGCCCAACAGCTAAGTGAAGCTCAAGCAGAGTCTGTTTATTTGGGTAGCCTGGCTCGTACTGCAGTTCAAGATTTTCTCTCCGAGCTGCATATCGCCACGGAGCTGAGTACCAGCAACAGTGACCATCCTCTCCTGCGCCAACTCAACCCCACGTTTGATTTAGAGTTACCTGATTTTGGCCCTCTCATCTGTATTCCCGTACAAGATAAGGATCTAGCGGAGGGCGATCGCCTGCCGTTACCCTTCCAGGCGGTACCGGCCCTTGGTTATGTGGTGGTTCTGTTTTCTGGTGAAACGACTTCCTGTCGGCTCTATGGTTATCTGCCAGCCGCAGCTCTCCCTGAAGATGCCACTGATTTTTCTCTCAGCCAACTCCAGGACATCAGCCAACTCCAGGACGATCTTTATGGCCTAGAGGAATATCTAGAAATTTTGCCGGAGTTGATGGCGACAGAGGTCTTTGTTTCACCAGCAGAGGCGATTGTGATGCTGGAACGCCTTAAGGATTTACCCTTACGGCAACGGAAAGCGGCATTACTCCAGGCCTATCCCCAACTGGATGAAAAGGCAAATCATTTCCTCGCCCAACTAAACACCCTCTGGGGTGATTTTGTCGCTCTAGGGGATTGGTTAAAGGATCAATGGCAGGGGACTTGGGCTAATCTCCAGGATGAGTTCGCTACCCTGATGTACCCAGATCTTAACCTCAGTCTTGCGGGCCAAACGCGCTCTACCAGCGCCCCTGTGCATCAATCCCTCTGTCATGGCATCAGCGTGCTGTCCTTAGGGGGTCAAGATTTGCGGGTGGTGATCCGTTGTCTCCCTAAGGACGAAAACTCCGTGGATATTGCCATTGAAGT encodes:
- a CDS encoding sigma-70 family RNA polymerase sigma factor translates to MDDHTLCTLILNIYHCHATNQPYDNVAETLAFGLDQIPRLKAYLGSGYSRYYDLALPMTMKDVQKNITRFFTDKAQVKFSQRQLDHPTDVAIVSKAFINWVSMILKRDCQDEKRKLDRRRASGKGFQGSISLGTPIGEGQTLEDFIPADTNPMHNLIDAETIRENQRKHQEILALLPEKLACASKKYSQCNCYEIFVRQNLREPKQTFKEIALELGISQGTITGHWHRKCKPLFDELRQHYC
- a CDS encoding DUF1822 family protein; its protein translation is MNTPLLDATTGLTVTFKPEQQYLARRYAAQQLSEAQAESVYLGSLARTAVQDFLSELHIATELSTSNSDHPLLRQLNPTFDLELPDFGPLICIPVQDKDLAEGDRLPLPFQAVPALGYVVVLFSGETTSCRLYGYLPAAALPEDATDFSLSQLQDISQLQDDLYGLEEYLEILPELMATEVFVSPAEAIVMLERLKDLPLRQRKAALLQAYPQLDEKANHFLAQLNTLWGDFVALGDWLKDQWQGTWANLQDEFATLMYPDLNLSLAGQTRSTSAPVHQSLCHGISVLSLGGQDLRVVIRCLPKDENSVDIAIEVYPQEGAEALPVGLSLRLLDDTDAVLYEERVDEGDRQLSLDLEGEVGEGFLLEFSFGNTLVQKYVQI